One Diospyros lotus cultivar Yz01 chromosome 1, ASM1463336v1, whole genome shotgun sequence genomic window carries:
- the LOC127794292 gene encoding uncharacterized protein LOC127794292 — protein sequence MDREWVKNPNRVSPQYVAGIEEFITIAKESLNSAGLTLCPCLNCANRRLQSIDVIRAHLIKKGIDNSYTRWVYHGEEESEEEEGVGNEEFFNEQFDGLGEGLHDAAGVDLFNIGPTSDFVGNERPAIEEARYEKLYEALNNPVYNGCENFSALTFVVKLMNIKVMNKWSDNSFEMLLKLIHEVLPKGNNCPENYYDTRRLLCDLGLGYEHIDVCLYDCAIFYGEHSNATICPVCKYSRYVRNKIPHKRLRYFPVTPRLKRLYSSRHTARDMRWHKEIRAEEPGVLRHPADGKAWKHFDELYPDFAADSRNVRLGLASDGFNPFSNMSTTHSIWPVILMPYNMPPWRSMHKSNYLLTLLIPGPKSPGKDFDVFLRPLVDELKVLWCNGVQAYDEYSRSSFTLRATVMWTISDFPAYAYLSGWSTMGKLACPICLEDTRSRRIRGKQCYTGHRCFLSKTHPWRRSTEYDGKPEKKGTTSSIFQ from the coding sequence ATGGATCGTGAATGGGTAAAGAACCCGAATAGGGTATCTCCTCAGTATGTGGCAGGGATAGAAGAATTTATAACTATTGCAAAAGAGAGTTTGAATTCTGCGGGGTTAACTCTATGCCCATGCTTAAACTGTGCTAATAGGAGGTTGCAAAGTATAGATGTCATTAGAGCTCATTTGATTAAAAAGGGAATTGATAACTCATACACACGATGGGTGTACCATGGTGAGGAAGAATCTGAGGAGGAAGAAGGTGTGGGCAACGAGGAATTCTTTAATGAGCAATTTGATGGATTGGGAGAAGGATTGCACGATGCGGCTGGTGTTGACCTTTTTAATATTGGGCCTACGAGTGACTTTGTTGGAAATGAACGACCAGCTATTGAAGAAGCCCGTTATGAGAAGCTATATGAAGCTTTAAATAATCCTGTATATAATGGATGTGAAAACTTCTCTGCTTTAACCTTTGTTGTGAAGCTGATGAATATAAAAGTGATGAACAAGTGGAGTGATAATTCTTTTGAGATGCTATTGAAGCTAATCCATGAGGTGCTCCCAAAGGGTAATAATTGTCCAGAGAACTATTATGACACTAGAAGATTGCTTTGTGATCTCGGTTTGGGTTATGAGCATATTGATGTTTGTCTATATGATTGTGCTATCTTCTATGGTGAACATAGTAATGCTACAATATGTCCTGTTTGTAAATATAGTCGCTATGTTCGTAACAAGATTCCGCATAAGAGGTTGCGATACTTCCCTGTCACGCCTCGTCTGAAGCGGTTATATAGCTCACGACACACAGCTAGAGACATGCGTTGGCATAAAGAAATTCGTGCGGAAGAGCCTGGAGTGTTGCGTCATCCTGCTGATGGGAAGGCTTGGAAGCACTTTGATGAGTTGTACCCTGACTTTGCTGCTGATTCAAGGAATGTACGATTGGGGTTAGCTTCAGATGGGTTCAATCCATTTAGCAATATGTCGACAACACATAGTATATGGCCAGTCATTTTGATGCCTTATAACATGCCGCCTTGGCGTTCAATGCATAAGAGCAACTACCTCTTAACGTTGTTGATTCCAGGACCAAAGTCCCCTGGTAAGGACTTTGATGTATTTTTAAGACCCCTTGTGGATGAGCTTAAAGTTTTATGGTGTAACGGAGTTCAAGCATACGATGAATACTCCCGATCAAGTTTCACTCTTCGTGCAACAGTTATGTGGACAATTAGCGACTTCCCTGCTTATGCTTACTTATCTGGGTGGAGCACTATGGGTAAATTGGCATGTCCGATATGCCTTGAGGATACTCGTTCCAGACGAATTCGGGGAAAACAATGTTATACAGGGCACAGATGCTTCTTAAGTAAAACACACCCGTGGCGAAGGAGTACAGAGTATGACGGAAAACCAGAAAAAAAGGGGACCACCTCGTCAATTTTCCAGTGA